Proteins co-encoded in one Takifugu rubripes unplaced genomic scaffold, fTakRub1.2, whole genome shotgun sequence genomic window:
- the LOC101074888 gene encoding sperm acrosome membrane-associated protein 4-like has protein sequence MNRTLFYLLAVGLCCAIGQGLQCYKCDMGFWSLCYTTKVTCGAGEWCFSGVGEAASFVNIIKKGCLAEAKCNKTVNVNFPPSNTNSTVYTMTETCCNTDLCNGAPGLPGGSGVGVALATIAALFLTRVLG, from the exons ATGAACAGAACTCTCTTCTACCTGCTCGCAGTCGGACTCTGCTGCGCCATCG GTCAGGGCCTGCAGTGCTACAAATGCGATATGGGCTTCTGGTCGCTGTGCTACACCACCAAAGTCACCTGTGGCGCAGGCGAGTGGTGCTTCAGCGGGGTCGGGGAGGCAG CGAGCTTCGTGAACATCATCAAGAAGGGCTGCCTGGCCGAGGCCAAGTGCAACAAGACCGTCAACGTGAACTTCCCCCCCAGCAACACCAATTCCACCGTTTACACCATGACCGAGACGTGCTGCAACACCGACCTGTGCAACGGCGCCCCGGGGCTGCCCGGGGGGTCCGGCGTGGGCGTGGCCTTGGCCACCATCGCTGCTCTGTTCCTGACCCGGGTCCTGGGGTGA